The candidate division WOR-3 bacterium genome has a window encoding:
- the cas5b gene encoding type I-B CRISPR-associated protein Cas5b, whose amino-acid sequence MKVLVFDIWGDYAHFRKFYTTTSPLTFSFPPPPTIAGVLGAIYGTTKETNQYLKIFGGDECRIAVRIIKPIKKVRLGLNLVDTKLGWTLKRRTQIRTEFVKAPHYRIYFSHQDQQILKDITASIKEHKTVYTLSLGLSELLANFKFVGEFNGVIKNDNGWVDIFTPITEENLIPKGIEVETGKKYIKEKIPIKMTPERVVEKYDEVIFEPGGQTIKARVKSYCHLDNGENIAFFWDLLPSRGTS is encoded by the coding sequence ATGAAAGTCTTGGTATTTGACATCTGGGGCGATTACGCTCATTTTCGTAAGTTCTATACGACAACTTCACCTTTAACCTTTTCCTTTCCGCCGCCTCCAACCATTGCCGGTGTCCTGGGCGCGATTTACGGCACCACCAAGGAGACAAATCAATACCTGAAAATCTTTGGCGGTGATGAATGCCGAATAGCGGTGCGCATCATTAAGCCGATAAAGAAGGTGCGGCTGGGACTTAATTTAGTGGATACCAAGCTGGGCTGGACACTTAAACGCCGAACCCAGATCAGGACAGAGTTTGTCAAAGCACCCCACTATCGGATTTATTTTTCCCATCAGGACCAACAGATACTTAAAGACATTACGGCATCAATCAAAGAGCATAAAACAGTCTACACCCTCTCGCTTGGACTGAGTGAACTGCTCGCCAATTTTAAGTTCGTCGGCGAGTTCAATGGTGTGATAAAAAATGACAACGGGTGGGTGGACATCTTCACGCCGATAACCGAAGAGAACCTGATACCTAAGGGTATAGAGGTAGAAACGGGTAAAAAATACATCAAAGAAAAAATCCCAATTAAGATGACCCCGGAACGGGTTGTAGAAAAATACGATGAGGTGATATTTGAGCCCGGTGGTCAAACGATAAAAGCAAGGGTAAAGAGTTATTGCCATCTTGACAATGGAGAGAACATCGCCTTCTTCTGGGATTTACTCCCATCCCGGGGTACTTCTTGA
- the cas7b gene encoding type I-B CRISPR-associated protein Cas7/Csh2, with protein MADTIKNRSEILFLYDVTDANPNGDPNDENKPRIDEETGVNIVTDVRLKRTIRDYLYEYKNQEIFIRETLTKDGKPRTKEERLKDFKSSKNVIEECIDLRLFGATTAVQNERMTLTGPVQFKYGRSLHKVDLTYVKGTTVMPSGEGKEQGTFTERYILPYSLIAFYGVVNETAAAAQEIPLTEEDIDLLMEAIWHGTKNLISGSKFGQIPRLLMQVIYKKKENFYLGELDKRIALKSELPDEAIRKISDVKIDVTSLIADLAANNDKISEIRLKVDDRVNFLQDGKDVKIDAALKGAKFTVKPFDF; from the coding sequence ATGGCGGATACAATCAAGAACCGTTCCGAAATTTTGTTTCTGTACGATGTCACCGATGCCAACCCAAACGGTGACCCGAACGATGAGAATAAGCCACGAATTGACGAAGAGACGGGCGTGAATATCGTAACCGATGTGCGGTTAAAGCGGACAATTCGTGACTATCTTTACGAATACAAAAACCAGGAGATTTTCATCCGGGAGACCCTGACCAAAGACGGGAAACCAAGAACGAAGGAAGAACGGCTGAAAGATTTTAAATCTTCCAAGAATGTTATCGAGGAGTGCATCGACCTACGGCTCTTTGGCGCTACTACAGCGGTGCAGAATGAGCGGATGACCCTAACCGGTCCGGTTCAGTTCAAATACGGCAGGTCGTTGCACAAGGTTGACCTTACCTATGTAAAAGGGACAACCGTGATGCCTTCAGGTGAGGGCAAAGAGCAGGGGACATTTACCGAAAGATACATCCTTCCTTATTCCCTGATTGCCTTCTACGGTGTAGTGAACGAGACCGCGGCCGCAGCCCAGGAGATACCACTCACCGAAGAGGATATTGACCTGCTGATGGAGGCAATCTGGCACGGCACCAAGAACTTAATCTCGGGCTCAAAATTCGGACAAATTCCAAGGTTGTTGATGCAGGTAATTTACAAAAAGAAGGAGAATTTCTACCTGGGCGAATTGGACAAAAGAATTGCTTTAAAATCAGAACTGCCGGACGAAGCGATAAGGAAAATCAGCGATGTGAAGATAGATGTCACCTCCCTTATTGCCGACCTCGCTGCCAATAACGATAAAATATCAGAAATCCGGCTCAAGGTTGACGACCGGGTTAATTTCCTGCAAGATGGCAAAGATGTGAAAATAGATGCGGCATTAAAGGGAGCAAAGTTTACGGTCAAGCCTTTTGACTTTTGA